One window from the genome of Schistocerca piceifrons isolate TAMUIC-IGC-003096 chromosome 8, iqSchPice1.1, whole genome shotgun sequence encodes:
- the LOC124711149 gene encoding uncharacterized protein C1orf198 homolog isoform X1 yields the protein MSSAALRAYAQEYFSSINSIAERIRADVNTAVTAYEDLWHTLSPEDQNQVLDDTIIHPEAVLKYSLCQQNEIEIECFPRLRLETGYKYVTDDDGGKEQAVKWRDEHSAPFTWMTQSQLNLSIMDSTEKDSRKPPLQSSDTFTPSKKPFTTSDGFVDPPDVVLGGSSSRLAASLSPKINLATKNPCGEDSLLTKLKNKTAVLKIQTTLKSTMGKPEPERVPCQSDNDKQALVHTKTIRSTTNNLKNTKNLGNKPLVSKPKTPPPPPPTKQKHISETKLEEDPERKALLPGAPTSGQNSKETKEHLVVKSTTSIDSIDLDDFRINLNSPSKDVPKTGFDFLDNW from the exons ATGAGTTCAGCAGCGTTAAGGGCGTACGCCCAAGAATATTTCAGCTCTATTAATTCAATAGCTGAAAGAATTCGGGCAGACGTCAATACAGCCGTAACTGCGTATGAAGATTTGTGGCATACATTAAGTCCAGAAGACCAAAATCAGGTTCTAGACGATACCATTATACATCCAGAGGCTGTACTGAAATATTCTCTCTGTCaacaaaatgaaatagaaattgaaTGTTTTCCACGGCTACGTTTAGAAACGGGTTATAAATATGTGACAGATGACGACGGAGGAAAGGAACAA GCCGTGAAATGGAGGGATGAACACTCTGCACCATTTACATGGATGACCCAGAGCCAACTGAATCTCAGTATTATGGACTCCACTGAAAaagacagcaggaaacctccattaCAGTCTTCTGACACTTTTACACCATCAAAGAAACCGTTCACCACCTCTGACGGTTTTGTTGACCCACCAGATGTAGTGTTGGGTGGTTCCTCATCTCGATTGGCAGCTAGTCTTAGTCCAAAAATCAatttagcaacaaaaaatcctTGTGGAGAAGATAGCTTACTAACAAAACTTAAAAACAAGACAGCAGTATTAAAAATACAGACAACTTTGAAATCTACAATGGGCAAACCAGAACCAGAGAGAGTTCCTTGTCAGTCTGATAATGACAAGCAAGCCCTTGTTCACACAAAGACAATCCGCAGTACTACAAACAATTTGAAGAATACAAAGAATTTGGGTAATAAACCACTGGTGTCTAAACCAAAgactcctcctccaccacctcccACAAAACAGAAACATATATCAGAAACCAAGCTAGAGGAAGATCCTGAAAGAAAAGCTTTATTGCCAGGTGCTCCTACTAGTGGTCAGAACTCTAAAGAAACTAAGGAACATTTGGTAGTGAAATCTACTACTTCCATTGATTCAATTGATTTAGATGATTTCCGTATTAATCTGAATAGCCCATCAAAGGATGTTCCAAAAACAGGTTTTGATTTCCTAGACAACTGGTAG
- the LOC124711149 gene encoding uncharacterized protein LOC124711149 isoform X2 yields the protein MTTEERNKQAVKWRDEHSAPFTWMTQSQLNLSIMDSTEKDSRKPPLQSSDTFTPSKKPFTTSDGFVDPPDVVLGGSSSRLAASLSPKINLATKNPCGEDSLLTKLKNKTAVLKIQTTLKSTMGKPEPERVPCQSDNDKQALVHTKTIRSTTNNLKNTKNLGNKPLVSKPKTPPPPPPTKQKHISETKLEEDPERKALLPGAPTSGQNSKETKEHLVVKSTTSIDSIDLDDFRINLNSPSKDVPKTGFDFLDNW from the exons ATGACGACGGAGGAAAGGAACAAGCAA GCCGTGAAATGGAGGGATGAACACTCTGCACCATTTACATGGATGACCCAGAGCCAACTGAATCTCAGTATTATGGACTCCACTGAAAaagacagcaggaaacctccattaCAGTCTTCTGACACTTTTACACCATCAAAGAAACCGTTCACCACCTCTGACGGTTTTGTTGACCCACCAGATGTAGTGTTGGGTGGTTCCTCATCTCGATTGGCAGCTAGTCTTAGTCCAAAAATCAatttagcaacaaaaaatcctTGTGGAGAAGATAGCTTACTAACAAAACTTAAAAACAAGACAGCAGTATTAAAAATACAGACAACTTTGAAATCTACAATGGGCAAACCAGAACCAGAGAGAGTTCCTTGTCAGTCTGATAATGACAAGCAAGCCCTTGTTCACACAAAGACAATCCGCAGTACTACAAACAATTTGAAGAATACAAAGAATTTGGGTAATAAACCACTGGTGTCTAAACCAAAgactcctcctccaccacctcccACAAAACAGAAACATATATCAGAAACCAAGCTAGAGGAAGATCCTGAAAGAAAAGCTTTATTGCCAGGTGCTCCTACTAGTGGTCAGAACTCTAAAGAAACTAAGGAACATTTGGTAGTGAAATCTACTACTTCCATTGATTCAATTGATTTAGATGATTTCCGTATTAATCTGAATAGCCCATCAAAGGATGTTCCAAAAACAGGTTTTGATTTCCTAGACAACTGGTAG